The window AAGGCAAATAGGTTTCCTGGTTTTCTTTCAAATGTCAGGTCATATTTTTCTCCTTTCAGACCTTTTAATAAGAATTAAGATCCAACTTTTTGAGGCACACACCTTCCCTTGAAAAGTAAATATAGGTTAATCATTTCTACATTTCTGTTGATTATTGCTCTAGTGTGGGGAATTGGCTAATACCACATCTCAGTGAGGCAAACgtccagtgtgtgtttttgattACACAGCCATGTTCTTGCATaaaaatttgtgtttttgcataATGGCACAATTTCCTGTGTGGATTCACTTATCTCATGATAATAGGCATTCTCAGATTTGCCTCTGTGGTGAGATTTGCTGTGTCATCTTTAagccatcatcttatcattgcactGAGGTTTTATGGTGTAATCTGTCTCTATTTGGAAAAAACAGTTCACAAGAAAAGCATTGTTGCAAGCCAGACAGCAGATTTCACCCCTTGGCCTCTTATTTTTCACTACATGACAGCCTCATTTTCAAAAACATGTGTGGCTGTCATTCTGCAGGAGCGAAAGCACATATGCTTCCGCAAGACCTGAAATCTGTAGTAAACAAAGGAATATAACTGACAGCTTCATGTGAATGAAAGGGTCCTACCCTGTCCTACGCTCTGCAGAAAAGCCATGCTTCACAACAACAGCATGTGACTCACAACAAGCTGTGTGATTTACTTTTTCAGACAACCCAGAGCGTCTGATCAGCAGGATCGCCACTCAGCGTCACCTCAGTGTGGGAGAAGAGTGGTTCAGTGATGTGCAGACAGCTGGCAAGACTGAGCTGCGATACTCCTACCGCTTCCTGTGTGATGAGTACTACTACGGCGAAGGCTGCTCTGTTTTCTGCCGCCCGCGAGATGATGCTTTCGGACACTTCACTTGCGGCGAGCGTGGAGAGATCATATGCAACTCCGGCTGGAAGGGACATTACTGCACTGAACGTGAGTGGTTTTGGTTTTAGTCAAGCAATGTCAGTAAGTCTGTATGGAGCAATGTGAGGAATATCCATAACTGAGAGATAGAGTTGGCAAGCACAAACACTTTCAGGTTAGTGGTATTGCAGTAGTTAAAATTTCAGTCCAATGGCAGCTGCGTAGATAAGCTGAAGGAGTGGCACAATCATTAGCAGCAAGTGGTGATGTTTACACAAAGTGCCTGATCCCAAAATACTGCCTCACAAGTGAGACGTGTTAACACTAGTTCTGGCTTAGTCTGGAATTACTGCCATCTTCAAAAAAATAGTTCtttaacttttaaaatgaaaaacacataaGCTTTAAGGGGTTTTGAGTTTCTACAGTTTATAAACTACTTTTCAAAGTTAATTTCCCCAACAGTCATTTGCCTCTCTGTATTGTTCGGGAACTTTTTTTCACCTCATAATGCGGGGCCCGTGTGCAACAGGCGTCAGTTAGTTATCCCATAGCACCAGAGGCCTCCATTCTAATGAGCCGCAGTGGCTCCTCAGTAATTCACACGCCGCGTGCCTTCCATTAGACCACTGGGGCCTCCTCGCCCAAAACCTCCTCCCCGATTGGCCAAGTGGGGGTCCTGTATTGTTGTGGTTCAGGCTGGTGATTGGCCGAGCACGGTTGTGTATTGTTTTGGAGGGGGCAGCTGCTCGGTGAGAGGAGACAATGGAGCAGCTGTCTGGTGGTTAGTTCCACACAGACCAGCTGGCTcttgggggaggagggggggggaggaggagagacaggATGAGCAGAAGAGGGGAAAGGATAGGAGAGGAAGATGAGAGGAGGGGATAGGTGGATGGGAGAGTAAACGAGGAAAAAGGAGGATCAGAAAGAAGAGGGAGGGATATGGAAGGAGAGGGGCTGAGGGTGAGAAAAAGGACTTCTGACCCACAGTCAAGGGGAGAAAGGAGGCTTTGTGTGGGAGGCTTTTGTATGGGAGAACAACCATGTTAAAAGAGAAGGTTTGTTGGCTGCATCCCCCTCGTTTGGTGACCAAAACTGACGTAGGTCCTTGTGTGGGTATTAAGGCCAAAACGGTAGCATTTTCAACAACTTCTGAAGCAATGAAGAAACCAGCAAATGTCAGCCTGTTCACAAGGCTGACCCAGTGACACCAATTACCCTCCAAATTTTATTCTTTTGCATTATAAGTGCTAAGAAGACCTCCAGAAGACCTTTAACCATAAAGACTGGTGAATTAAGCCTCTTAATAATAGAGAATAAAGATACTCTAGAGAGATGCCTGAGCAGGTGAATGTATTCGGCAGACAAACATGGCACCAGACAAGGTGAATGACTTCATCAAATAGATAAGAAGGCCTGAGGGCCAACCAGATGGACTGTCAGACAAGCTGTCAGTGACTTGAAAAGGAATTAAAGTGATTGGAAGATTGATGGAGTGCAAACACGCCTCATTTCCAATGGTTCGCCTAACTATGTTTGTTTCCTCTCTGCAGCAATCTGCCTTCCTGGATGTGATGAAGAACACGGATTCTGTGATAAACCAGGAGAGTGCAAGTAAGTCCAGAAAAGCATTTTTAAGTTTACATAAATTAATattacagtgtttcaatatattttcttctgttaCTATTAGTGTTAAATAATTGTCGTGTTCACAGGTGTCGTGTGGGCTTTAGTGGGCGTTACTGTGATGACTGCATCCGTTACCCTGGCTGCCTCCATGGCACCTGCCAACAGCCTTGGCAGTGTAACTGCCAGGAGGGCTGGGGTGGGCTTTTCTGCAACCAGGGTGAGTTTACTGACACATTTACTACATGCTTATTTCCCTCTGGGAccctcttttctttattttaaactaTATTTTTTGTAATGGTTGGTTATTGTTGGTGTTTCCAGATCTGAACTACTGTACACACCACAAACCCTGTCTTAACGGAGCCACCTGCACTAACACTGGCCAGGGCAGCTACACTTGTTCCTGCCTACCTGGATACACGGGTGCCAGCTGTGAGATCCAAGTCAGCGAATGTTCTGGAAGTCCATGTCGCAACGGAGGCAGCTGCACTGTGAGTATCACAGGAGAGGAAGCGAGAAAGAGAGATGATGTGGAAACAAGAAACCTGTGTGTGACTGTTTACATTCTTTCCAATATAGGACAATGACAATGGATATAAGTGCACATGCCCGCCTGGTTTTTATGGTAACAACTGTGAGTTAAGCGCCAACACCTGTGCAGACGGGCCTTGCTTCAACAGCGGACATTGTGTTGACAATCCGGAAGGTGGCTACTTCTGTCAGTGCCCGACAGGATATGCTGGCTTCAACTGCGAGAAGAAAATTGACCACTGCTCGTCCAACCCCTGTTTAAATGGTATATATACTGATTTTAACTTCACCTAAACCTACAATTGAACCCAGGGTTAAAATATCCAGAGACTAATCACTGGTCTTTCTCTTAATCCCTCTCTCCTTTGCAGGTGCAGAATGTGTGGATCTGGTGAACTCCTACCTTTGTCAGTGTTCTGAAGGGTTTTCAGGTCCTAACTGTGAGGAAAGCGGCAGTAGCGTCTCTGGATATTGTCTCTCCTTCCCTTGTCAGAACGGTGGCACATGCcaggaaacaggaaatggcTATACCTGTAGTTGCCCCCCAGGTATGACAACTCTTGAAAAAATTTCTTGATGTTTACATGAGTTTTTATGCAGCTTAGTGTCATTTTCTCAGATTCTTAAACCCTACTATTTTCGCAGGCTATACTGGCAAAAACTGCAGCTCTCCTGTCTCCCGATGCAAACACAACCCCTGCCACAATGGAGCCACCTGTCATGAGCAAGGCAGCCGctatatgtgtgcctgtgtgcccGGCTACGGCGGTCACAACTGTCAGTTCCTCTTACCAGAGATTCCCAGGGGTCATCCGGTTGTGGATGGACCCGATCGAATATACTCTGGAAGTGAAAATCCTGACGATGTGGAAGATGACAATGGAGGATTCCCTTGGGTGGCCGTGTGGGCCGGCGTCTTCCTGGTTCTTGTGATCTTGATCGGATGCTCCATGCTGGTGGTCTACATTCGGGTGAAACTGCAGGAGCGGCACAGTCATCACAGTGACAGTGTCCACAGCGACAGCCACGAGACCATGAACAACCTGACAACCACCAACAACTGTCTCCGCAGCGACAAGGAACTGGGAGTTCTGATGACAACATCaattaaaaacaccaacaagaAGGCTGATTATCATTCAGATCTCACTGGATCTCTCGGAGGTCTGAGTGGAATTGGCGGGCTCAACGGAACAGAGAAGAATGGCTTTAAATCTCGGTACCCTAGCGTGGAGTACAACCTGGTCCATGAGCTTCAACCTGAGGAGTTGCCACCATGTAAAGAGGAGGGTCACCAAGAGCCAGAGGCCAAATGTGAAATGCTGGATGAGTCAGATACAGAGGAAAGATACAGGAAGAGGAAAAACAGGTACACAACCAATCAAAATACATTCTTAATGGTTGGAATTATTTCATGCAGATGTCCCCTTAATCACTGTGAAAGCATTTGTTGCATGAAGGACAGCATTTCTGAATTTCTCTGTCCTTTTTTATCCCACAGTGATGCATCAGAAAAGAAACCTGTGGCTGAGTCACCGAGCTGCAGTGAAGCAAAATATCAATCATCCACCGATTTGAACTGTCATGCAGCGAGCGATCTTAAATATCAGTCGACCAGCGACGTTAAATTCCAGTCAACCAGTGATGTTGAATACAGCGGTCCCAGTGACAGCCGGTACCAGTGCACCAGTGACACCAAATACCAGTCTGTCTACGTCATATCAGACCAGAAAGACGAATGCATCATTGCCACAGAGGTGAGTACGCAAAAATAGACCCAAATGcccataaaacacacaaaaactgcagttccaaAGACTGACTTTGTCCCTTCTGTATTACAGGTATGATACCAGTGAAGACCAGGTGGTGGTCCACATACACCAGCCCTGAGCAGTAGAGCTCAGCTTGTCTCCAGGAGGTTTTACTCCTGCTGTTTGCTGCTGTTCCCTCGGATTTACCAGAGGACTTTGAGCCAAGGTGCTGATGAGCCCACTTGGCAAGGACTTAGTACTATGGTAGTACTATGGGTGAATTCTGGATATTTCTTGGATGGATGTAGGTCTAATGTTGACTCAACACTATGGACGGAGTACCAGGAGGCAATGCTAGCGCTTGTACAGACTTTGTACAGAAACAGCGTTGGCCGAGTACTTGTCTAGTCCCGTGAAGACTGTTGGCAAACTGATGAAGACGTCTTCTGCAGTTCAAGATGAATTACTGCTTGTAACAGGATGAACTCCAATCAGTGGAATATGGACTTGTATGTCGACAGTTGATATTGTAGTACCATGGGGTACTGATTGAATGAACAGTGAAGTACCTTTGGAGTACTGAGAATTTTTAAAGTACTGTTGTAGTACTGTtatgtgctgtgttttacaatGCAGTGTAAAATCTGTCATGGATATTGAGTAGTTCGAGTTCTGTGCAGTGCTGCAGAGCAGAGAGTAGAGTTGTAGTAACATTAAACTGCTACAATCTAttcattaaatataaatcaCAGTTTGAGCTTTCTTGACACAAATAAAACTGTGGGACTTCTTCTGTAGCAGCTCAACAGCTTTtcctctgcagcactgacagaaACAATGCTGAGCTGGTTCTCAGCACAAACTAAAGAACTAAAGACTCCAGTAGTGACTGCAGATCGATCCAACATGGATTCTGTTGGGCCATACTGGCCTCTGACCCCTGAAAGTTGTGACACACAGGGAAATGTTTTGGGCAGAGCAACTTAGGAAACACTTTTGGCATTAGAGgacaaacaaagaagaaaaaatccaGATGAAAGAActcaaaacaaacatatttGAAGTTTAGTTATCAGTTCATGTATGATTTCTGTTTGAATTTGTTGCACATCTCTTTCCAGAACATTTCAAGAATTTTGTGAAATTGCATCAGCAGCTCAAATTGACAGTTTGGTCTTTTTCTTCCTGACCTCTAGTGATGCTGTTGATTTTTCCAAGTAGGCCGAACTATAAAGGACTAGTCTCAACTGCCAAGACCTCATTGCACTATGGACGtgagcgtgcatgtgtgtgtgagacagcaCGAGTGTGTggttgtatgtgtgtttgcgtgtatgtgtgtgcatgtaggaGAGTTCACGCCTGTGTCATTGAATGCACTGCTCACTTCCACTCCCTTCACTCTTCCACTGTTAGCCAGTTCAAGGAAACCATCACCCTGCCTGCCGTTGGTTGagatcatttgtttttattttatttgttatctAAAGAAAGATGtattcttttaatttaattatgtaattatttGTGCTCCATttcattgtgatttttttaattaatcctGTTATAATTtaagttggattttttttttatctggcagataatgtatgtatgtaagtatgtatgtatgcatgtatgtgttAGGCACTTGAGACCACTGTGACTGTGTTGTATTTAAGAGAAAAGTCTGATGTACAGAGCCTGTCATTTTTAATACTGGAAAAAAGGCGCAAtatttttccaaaataaaaaaaaggaatgaaATACGGCACATCTGGTGTTGAATGCTTGTTTTTCCCTTTCTGCTTAACGAGGGATTGTGAGAAGTACGCAACATGCTCTTAAAAGCTGTGTAAATTAGCAAAGCGTGAATACTCGGCCATTCTTACATTTGTAGgttatttaaaaagtaatctGGAAAATTGAAGCTGGGGGATTGATGTCACTTAGTGATAGTATAAGTGTTTTgcatttgtgtgcgtgtgtgtgtgtgtgtgagagagtgtatgtgtgtgtgtgtgtttgtctgacaCAGCAGAAGACTGTCTCCTTGTGGAACCACTAAATGAGACAAAGACACACCCCATAATCATAGAACGCTTAGCTAGCCTCCTCTGAGGCCAGACCCATCTCCTTGTGTGTATTGTAAtatgtgcatgcgtgtgtgtgtgtgtgtgtgtgtgaatgaaagacagagagagagtgagagagagggattgcatatgtgcgtgtgtgtatttattttagtctgcaTCTTTATGTGTTtctgaattaatgttttttctATGCTCTTCTGAGTCCGGGAgtattggtgtgtgtgtgtgtgtgtgtgtgtgtgtgtgtgtgtgtgtgtgtgtgtgtgtgtgtgtgtgtgatcttgtTTTAAGCACAGGGGTATTTATAGCTGAAGAGAGAAACCACCAGTCTGGATTTAGTCCCAGCTGCCCCTGCCTGCACTACTccgtgtgtgtttaagtgtgtgtgtgccattcAGCGACCACTGGGAGCACAGAAGTAGTCATCAAAGAAACTCATCTGGTTTGCAGTcttatataaacacacacaccacatacACAGGACGGTGAAATTGGATGACAGATGATCAGAAATTTACTGCAATTACAGAGGACACACTGTATTAAGTGTCGACATGGAGCACaataacacacgcacacactccaGGAGAGGTCATGGACTGGCTGACTGAAGTAAGATTTGAATGATGGAGTAGACAGAAAGTTCACAATTCCTTTCCAATATTGACAAAGAGCCACATTAAGGGATGAATCTTTCACATCCTAACTGATCGTACAGAGCAGCAGATCACACCAGTGGCCTGCCCACCGGCTGCAGACACAGCGACGGTTGCCCTTCCAAAGACTGCAACTGTGGCTactcaaaaagtatttgcttgTATTACACAAGCAGCAGGCAGTTGTTAGCACATACCATGCTAAGCTTTTTTACTTAACTTTTTTTCTGTGCCACAATAGCTTTTCGCTGAGTTGGAAAATCACAGGAGACAGGCTTAAAGCTGGTCCTTTGTTGTTGTCAGGCTGTCCTCCGGCCCCTGAACAGTCGCACACACTCGCGTCCTCCCTCTCGGCATCTCTCTGGTGTCAATAGTCAGACAAAGCCCTGGTGACTGGCTGCCATTTGCTGTCCTGCTGCACATAAAGAACAGCAACTCTTTGAACTTCTGAAAGGGGGAAATCGAAACTTCTTCATGGTCAAATCTATAGAGAAATGTTTATCCAGTCAGTCCACACTTCACATGGGCTCATTTCTTTCTCTTATCATTCACCTAAATCCTGAACATTTCCTTTTCTTAGTTCTTAAAGAAGTCCAAGATGTACCATCACTCATATTGTAAATAACACCACACAGAAATGTGAACACAAATCtatacatctgtgtgtgtgtgtaggatgATATATTGTCTGGTTCAGCCTCTCCCCCCCACCTCTCTCTTCTAATACAATTTTTATTCT is drawn from Oreochromis aureus strain Israel breed Guangdong linkage group 1, ZZ_aureus, whole genome shotgun sequence and contains these coding sequences:
- the dld gene encoding delta-like protein D, which codes for MGRLCLLLAVSLTVLTCQVLCSGVFELKLQEFLNKKGITGNANCCPTHLQGQQQCECKTFFRVCLKHYQANVSPEPPCTYGGTVTPVLGSNSFQVPETNADSFTNPIRFSFGFTWPGTFSLIIEALHTDSLDDLTTDNPERLISRIATQRHLSVGEEWFSDVQTAGKTELRYSYRFLCDEYYYGEGCSVFCRPRDDAFGHFTCGERGEIICNSGWKGHYCTEPICLPGCDEEHGFCDKPGECKCRVGFSGRYCDDCIRYPGCLHGTCQQPWQCNCQEGWGGLFCNQDLNYCTHHKPCLNGATCTNTGQGSYTCSCLPGYTGASCEIQVSECSGSPCRNGGSCTDNDNGYKCTCPPGFYGNNCELSANTCADGPCFNSGHCVDNPEGGYFCQCPTGYAGFNCEKKIDHCSSNPCLNGAECVDLVNSYLCQCSEGFSGPNCEESGSSVSGYCLSFPCQNGGTCQETGNGYTCSCPPGYTGKNCSSPVSRCKHNPCHNGATCHEQGSRYMCACVPGYGGHNCQFLLPEIPRGHPVVDGPDRIYSGSENPDDVEDDNGGFPWVAVWAGVFLVLVILIGCSMLVVYIRVKLQERHSHHSDSVHSDSHETMNNLTTTNNCLRSDKELGVLMTTSIKNTNKKADYHSDLTGSLGGLSGIGGLNGTEKNGFKSRYPSVEYNLVHELQPEELPPCKEEGHQEPEAKCEMLDESDTEERYRKRKNSDASEKKPVAESPSCSEAKYQSSTDLNCHAASDLKYQSTSDVKFQSTSDVEYSGPSDSRYQCTSDTKYQSVYVISDQKDECIIATEV